In one window of Tellurirhabdus rosea DNA:
- a CDS encoding MFS transporter yields the protein MNKAIGRYRWTICGLVFFATTTNYLDRQVISLLKSTLSEDLNWNDADYTNIEIAFKLFYAFGMLIAGSVIDRLGTKTGYAVSTTLWSLAAIAHAFVNNVFGFIVVRSALGLTEAGNFPSAIKTVAEWFPRKERALATGIFNSGTNFGAIVAPLSVPFIAATMGWQWAFIITGVIGFVWLALWLIFYEVPTKTARLTPEELAYINSDMENKEEAAAEEGGNVSWSRLLSFKQTWAFAIGKLLTDPIWWFYLFWLPDFLQSQYGLSSTEIALPVALVYTLSTVGSVGGGWLPMYFVNRNWPAFKARKTSMLIFAFLVIPIIAAQVLGSVNMWLAVGVIGLAAAAHQAWSANIFTTVSDMFPKRATASVTGIGGMFGALGGILLSMLVQKNMFVYYRSIGQIETAYYIMFFVCGAAYLAAWLIMHLLVPRFQPVKLDDAQPSPVETV from the coding sequence ATGAACAAGGCAATCGGCCGGTACCGGTGGACCATCTGCGGTCTGGTATTCTTCGCCACCACCACCAATTACCTCGATCGGCAAGTCATCAGTCTGCTGAAATCGACGCTGTCGGAAGACCTGAACTGGAACGACGCGGATTATACCAACATCGAGATCGCCTTCAAGCTTTTTTACGCTTTCGGAATGCTGATTGCCGGTAGTGTGATCGACCGGCTGGGGACAAAAACAGGCTACGCCGTTTCGACGACCCTGTGGAGTCTGGCCGCCATCGCCCACGCGTTTGTCAACAACGTATTTGGCTTTATCGTCGTCCGGTCGGCCCTGGGCCTGACCGAAGCCGGGAACTTTCCTTCGGCCATCAAAACGGTCGCCGAGTGGTTTCCCCGCAAGGAACGGGCGCTGGCCACGGGGATTTTTAACTCGGGTACCAACTTTGGGGCCATCGTCGCCCCGCTTTCGGTGCCGTTCATTGCGGCCACGATGGGCTGGCAGTGGGCGTTTATCATTACCGGGGTAATCGGCTTCGTCTGGCTGGCGCTCTGGCTCATTTTTTATGAAGTACCGACCAAAACCGCCCGCCTGACGCCGGAGGAACTGGCCTACATCAACTCCGACATGGAGAACAAGGAGGAAGCCGCCGCCGAGGAAGGAGGCAATGTGTCGTGGTCCCGGCTGCTGTCGTTCAAACAAACCTGGGCGTTTGCCATCGGGAAACTGCTGACCGACCCGATCTGGTGGTTCTATCTCTTCTGGCTGCCCGACTTCCTGCAAAGCCAGTACGGCCTGTCTTCGACAGAAATCGCCCTACCCGTGGCGCTGGTGTACACCCTTTCAACGGTCGGAAGCGTGGGCGGCGGCTGGCTGCCGATGTATTTCGTGAACCGGAACTGGCCGGCCTTCAAAGCCCGGAAAACCTCGATGCTGATTTTTGCTTTTCTGGTCATCCCCATCATCGCGGCGCAGGTACTGGGCAGCGTGAACATGTGGCTGGCGGTGGGCGTCATCGGTCTGGCCGCGGCAGCGCACCAGGCCTGGAGCGCCAACATCTTCACGACCGTATCCGACATGTTCCCTAAACGGGCCACGGCCTCGGTAACGGGCATTGGCGGTATGTTCGGAGCCCTCGGCGGGATTCTGCTGTCGATGCTCGTGCAGAAAAACATGTTCGTGTATTACCGCTCAATTGGTCAGATCGAAACGGCCTATTACATCATGTTCTTCGTCTGCGGCGCCGCTTACCTGGCGGCCTGGCTGATCATGCACCTGCTGGTACCGCGCTTCCAGCCCGTCAAACTCGACGATGCCCAACCCAGCCCGGTGGAGACGGTGTAG
- a CDS encoding beta/alpha barrel domain-containing protein: MTNDLYSLVRQAPIVPVFYHADAAYAAQIVQACYDGGLRVFEFTNRGAAALSVFSELAAYVSRHCPDMALGIGTILTPEDAAAFIDAGADFVVQPVTSPAVGELCRSRNIPWIPAGTTLNEIYNATQLGADVVKVFPGNVVGPGFIKAIKAPMPHLQLMVTGGVEPTSESLNAWFSAGVTAVGIGSQLFAGDLTPEALRDRIANLLTILKPFTPVAV, from the coding sequence ATGACCAACGATTTGTATTCTCTTGTCAGACAGGCACCCATTGTGCCCGTTTTTTACCATGCTGACGCTGCCTATGCAGCCCAGATCGTGCAGGCCTGTTACGATGGCGGCCTGCGCGTTTTCGAGTTTACCAACCGCGGAGCCGCCGCCCTTTCTGTTTTTTCGGAACTGGCCGCTTACGTCTCCCGGCACTGTCCCGACATGGCCCTCGGTATCGGTACCATTCTAACTCCGGAAGACGCCGCCGCTTTTATTGACGCGGGCGCCGATTTTGTCGTCCAGCCCGTTACGAGTCCGGCCGTCGGCGAGCTTTGCCGCTCCCGCAACATTCCCTGGATTCCGGCAGGAACGACCCTGAACGAAATCTACAACGCCACCCAGCTCGGCGCGGACGTGGTGAAAGTCTTCCCCGGCAACGTCGTGGGACCAGGATTCATCAAGGCGATCAAGGCGCCCATGCCGCACCTGCAGCTGATGGTGACCGGCGGGGTGGAGCCTACGTCCGAAAGTCTGAATGCCTGGTTCTCGGCGGGGGTTACGGCGGTTGGGATCGGCTCCCAGCTGTTTGCCGGAGACCTGACCCCTGAGGCGCTGCGCGACCGTATCGCCAATCTTTTGACCATCCTTAAACCCTTTACTCCTGTAGCCGTATGA
- a CDS encoding PfkB family carbohydrate kinase, giving the protein MQKVLSFGELLLRFSPELGGGWIRQNAMPVFIGGAELNVATALSNWGVPVRYSTVLPSNALADEVIEFIEQKGIEASGVYRFGSRIGSYYLPQGTDLKAAGVIYDRAFSAFSELEPGKVDWSQALDGVSWLHLSAISPALNEAVADACLELVKAASERGIFISLDLNYRAKLWQYGKKPVEVMPALAEYCDLVMGNIWAAHTLLGIPLNDRLIAADQPAEYIAHAAETAAAIRARFPRCKVVANTFRFDYANTGIRYYATLHTTDQNCVSPEFLTETVVDKVGSGDCFMAGLIYGLFNGRTPQEVVDYAAAAAFGKLQEYGDATAQTEADVTERLLALSK; this is encoded by the coding sequence ATGCAAAAAGTACTCTCTTTCGGCGAACTGCTGCTCCGTTTTTCCCCCGAACTGGGCGGAGGCTGGATTCGGCAGAACGCCATGCCCGTTTTTATCGGCGGGGCCGAACTGAACGTGGCGACCGCGCTGTCCAACTGGGGCGTCCCGGTCCGCTACAGCACGGTATTGCCGTCGAATGCGCTGGCCGACGAAGTCATCGAATTCATTGAGCAGAAAGGCATTGAAGCCAGCGGCGTCTACCGTTTCGGGAGCCGCATCGGCAGTTATTACCTTCCCCAGGGGACGGATTTGAAGGCGGCCGGAGTCATCTACGACCGGGCGTTTTCGGCTTTTTCGGAACTGGAACCGGGCAAAGTCGACTGGAGCCAGGCCCTCGACGGCGTTTCGTGGCTGCACCTGAGCGCCATCAGTCCGGCCCTGAATGAGGCCGTAGCCGATGCCTGCCTCGAACTGGTGAAAGCCGCCTCCGAACGGGGCATTTTCATTTCGCTCGACCTGAATTACCGGGCCAAGCTCTGGCAGTACGGCAAAAAACCGGTGGAGGTCATGCCCGCGCTGGCCGAGTACTGCGATCTAGTGATGGGCAATATCTGGGCGGCCCACACGCTGCTGGGTATTCCGCTCAACGACCGGCTCATTGCCGCCGACCAGCCCGCCGAATACATCGCCCACGCCGCCGAAACGGCCGCCGCTATTCGGGCGCGTTTCCCGCGCTGCAAAGTGGTTGCCAATACCTTCCGGTTCGACTACGCGAATACGGGAATTCGTTACTACGCCACCCTGCATACCACCGACCAGAACTGCGTTTCGCCGGAGTTTCTGACGGAAACCGTCGTCGACAAAGTGGGCAGCGGAGACTGTTTCATGGCCGGGCTGATTTACGGATTATTTAATGGCCGGACGCCTCAGGAAGTAGTAGATTATGCTGCTGCGGCCGCTTTCGGTAAATTACAGGAGTATGGTGACGCCACGGCCCAAACCGAAGCCGATGTGACCGAACGCCTCTTAGCCCTAAGTAAATGA
- the uxaC gene encoding glucuronate isomerase — MKPFLDEDFLLQTNTARQLYHEYSKAMPIIDYHCHLPPDQIAEDRHFENLTQIWLYGDHYKWRAMRTNGVDESYCTGNQSDFAKFQKWAETVPYTVRNPLFHWTHLELQRYFSVTEVLNGKSARRIYDQCNEQMQSPDFSVRNLLRRMNVETVCTTDDPTDSLEHHQKIAEDGFEISVLPTFRPDKAMAVEDAAAFNQYVGKLEAASGVSIGSFDDFMAALQQRHDYFALMGGKLSDHGLEQIYAEDYTEAEIKAIFDKVRAGRSLDGQEVLKFKSAMLVYLAEMDWAKGWTQQFHLGALRNNNSRMLRQLGPDTGWDSIGDFSQGRALAKFLNRLDTNDKLAKTVLYNLNPADNELMATMVGNFNDGSVAGKVQFGSGWWFLDQKDGMEKQMNALSNMGLLSRFVGMLTDSRSFLSYPRHEYFRRILCNLFGNDIENGELPYDMEWMGGIVQDISYRNAKSYFGFSEVQKLQVNV, encoded by the coding sequence ATGAAGCCCTTTTTAGACGAAGACTTTCTGCTCCAGACCAATACGGCCCGGCAACTTTATCATGAGTACTCGAAGGCCATGCCGATCATCGATTACCATTGCCACCTGCCGCCCGATCAGATTGCCGAAGACCGGCATTTCGAGAACCTGACGCAAATCTGGCTTTACGGGGATCACTATAAATGGCGGGCCATGCGGACCAACGGCGTGGACGAAAGCTACTGCACGGGCAACCAGTCCGATTTTGCCAAGTTCCAAAAATGGGCCGAAACCGTGCCCTACACCGTCCGGAACCCGCTTTTTCACTGGACGCATCTCGAACTCCAGCGCTATTTCAGCGTGACCGAAGTGCTCAACGGCAAATCGGCCCGGCGGATTTACGACCAGTGTAACGAGCAGATGCAGTCGCCCGACTTTTCTGTGCGGAACCTGCTGCGCCGGATGAACGTGGAAACGGTCTGCACGACCGACGACCCGACGGATTCGCTGGAACACCACCAGAAAATCGCCGAGGACGGATTCGAGATTTCGGTGCTGCCCACCTTCCGCCCGGACAAAGCGATGGCGGTGGAAGACGCGGCCGCGTTTAACCAGTACGTTGGCAAGCTGGAAGCCGCTTCGGGCGTTTCGATCGGCTCGTTCGACGACTTCATGGCGGCGCTGCAGCAGCGGCACGATTACTTTGCCTTGATGGGCGGCAAACTCTCCGACCACGGGCTGGAGCAGATTTATGCTGAAGACTATACCGAAGCCGAAATAAAAGCCATCTTCGACAAGGTCCGCGCCGGTCGCTCGCTCGACGGGCAGGAAGTGCTGAAGTTCAAGTCGGCCATGCTGGTTTATCTGGCCGAAATGGACTGGGCGAAAGGCTGGACGCAGCAGTTTCACCTCGGGGCGCTGCGCAACAACAATTCCCGGATGCTGCGGCAGCTGGGCCCGGATACGGGCTGGGACAGCATCGGGGATTTCTCGCAGGGACGGGCCCTGGCCAAATTCCTGAATCGGCTGGATACCAACGACAAACTCGCCAAGACGGTCCTCTATAACCTGAATCCGGCCGACAACGAACTGATGGCGACGATGGTCGGAAACTTCAACGACGGCTCGGTGGCGGGTAAGGTTCAGTTTGGCTCCGGCTGGTGGTTCCTCGACCAGAAAGACGGCATGGAAAAGCAGATGAACGCCCTCTCGAACATGGGTCTGCTGAGCCGTTTTGTCGGTATGCTCACCGATTCGCGCAGCTTCCTGAGCTACCCGCGTCACGAATATTTCCGCCGGATTCTGTGCAACCTGTTCGGCAACGATATCGAAAACGGCGAACTGCCGTACGATATGGAATGGATGGGCGGCATCGTGCAGGACATCAGCTACCGGAATGCAAAGTCGTATTTTGGCTTTTCGGAGGTGCAAAAACTGCAAGTGAACGTGTAA